The following coding sequences are from one Alosa alosa isolate M-15738 ecotype Scorff River chromosome 3, AALO_Geno_1.1, whole genome shotgun sequence window:
- the plcd4b gene encoding LOW QUALITY PROTEIN: 1-phosphatidylinositol 4,5-bisphosphate phosphodiesterase delta-4 (The sequence of the model RefSeq protein was modified relative to this genomic sequence to represent the inferred CDS: deleted 1 base in 1 codon), protein MESPQKLRIQGNENLQRMMAGAMLRKVKSRSSKKQRHFRLQEDFATVGYQSSWTKMSNSSFSVCDVEVVREGHQSEVLQSLAQEFAAECCFTLVFRGRRGNLDLVAETAEEARAWIQGLRALIENMESMDEREKLDQWICDWFVKADKNKDGRMNFKEIRKLLKMMNLDMNEQHAMLLFKTADKSQTDSLEAEEFVEFYKMLTERKEILELFQEYSSDGEKLSVCDLVDFLREEQLEGDTSQQHAVDLIDRYEPSDNAKKRQVMSIDGFLMYLCSSEGSIFNAEHQGLYQDMSQPLCHYFISSSHNTYLLEDQLKGPSSVEAYIQALKRGCRCVEVDCWDGPNGEPIVYHGHTLTSKILFKDVIASVANYAFKVSEYPVIISLENHCSIEQQKVMAKHLSSILGNSLLKFTLDGKVPSVLPSPEALRGKILIKGKKIGGVEKNLDGAQETITGEVSDEDEAAEIDKDSLPPEESHGEKKLKQSLCKELSDLVVYCKSVHFSGFEKSRETGKSYEMSSLSESKARKHIKEAGTEFVQHNSRQLTRVYPSGMRTDSSNYSPQDMWNVGCQIVALNFQTAGTEMDLNDGLFSQNNSCGYILKPEFLRQYASTFNPDRPQEFCNDHPQKLFIKIISGQQLPKLSKKEGSIVDPLVRVEIYGVPQDQSKQETRHIDNNGFNPVWNESLQFSIHTPELALVRFVVEDHDTTTRNDFIGQYTLPFTSMLQGYRHIRLLSKDGTSLAPSSLFVHIHIDLA, encoded by the exons ATGGAATCACCCCAAAAATTAC GTATTCAGGGTAATGAAAACCTTCAGCGCATGATGGCAGGAGCTATGTTGCGGAAGGTTAAGTCTCGTTCTTCAAAGAAACAACGCCATTTCAGATTGCAAGAAGACTTTGCAACTGTTGGGTACCAATCCAGTTGGACCAAAATGTCCAACTCTTCCT TCTCTGTATGTGATGTGGAGGTAGTGCGTGAGGGACATCAGTCAGAAGTCCTGCAAAGCCTCGCTCAGGAGTTTGCTGCAGAATGTTGCTTTACACTGGTGTTCCGAGGCCGCCGTGGCAACCTGGACCTGGTTGCTGAGACAGCAGAGGAGGCTCGGGCATGGATCCAGGGTCTTCGTGCTCTAATTGAGAATATGGAGAGCATGGATGAACGGGAGAAGCTTGACCA GTGGATCTGTGACTGGTTTGTTAAGgcagacaaaaacaaagatGGCAGGATGAACTTTAAGGAGATTCGTAAGCTTCTGAAAATGATGAATCTGGACATGAACGAACAGCATGCCATGCTGCTGTTCAAG ACAGCAGATAAATCTCAGACTGACTCTCTGGAGGCCGAGGAGTTTGTCGAGTTCTACAAAATGCTGACCGAGAGGAAGGAAATTCTGGAATTGTTCCAGGAGTACTCAAGTGATGGGGAgaaactgtctgtgtgtgatctgGTGGACTTCCTAAGGGAAGAACAGCTGGAAGGTGACACGAGTCAGCAACACGCTGTTGATCTGATTGACCGTTACGAGCCCTCAGACAATG CTAAAAAACGGCAGGTCATGTCCATAGATGGCTTTCTGATGTACCTGTGCTCTTCTGAGGGCTCCATCTTTAACGCAGAACACCAGGGACTGTACCAGGACATGAGCCAGCCCCTGTGTCACTatttcatctcctcctcccacaACACCTACCTGCTGGAGGACCAGCTG AAGGGGCCGAGTAGTGTGGAAGCTTACATCCA GGCTCTGAAGCGAGGCTGCCGCTGTGTGGAAGTTGATTGCTGGGATGGCCCAAATGGAGAACCCATAGTTTACCATGGACATACCTTGACCTCCAAGATCCTCTTCAAAGATGTCATAGCCTCAGTGGCAAACTATGCTTTCAAA GTGTCGGAGTACCCTGTTATCATATCCTTGGAAAACCACTGTAGTATTGAACAACAAAAAGTCATGGCCAAGCACCTTAGCAGCATCCTTGGTAACAGTCTACTGAAATTCACATTGGACGGAAAAGTTCCCAGTGTGCTACCATCTCCAGAG GCCCTGAGGGGGAAGATACTGATAAAAGGAAAAAAGATTGGTGGAGTTGAGAAAAATCTGGATGGAGCACAGGAGACCATCACAGGGGAAGTGAGCGATGAGGACGAAGCTGCTGAAATAGACAAAGACAGCTTACCACCTGAGGAAAGCCATGGAGAAAAG AAGTTGAAGCAAAGTCTGTGCAAAGAGCTATCAGATCTGGTGGTGTACTGTAAGAGTGTCCATTTCAGTGGTTTTGAGAAATCTCGTGAGACGGGAAAGTCCTACGAGATGTCCTCTCTCTCCGAATCCAAGGCCAGGAAACACATCAAAGAAGCAG GGACAGAGTTTGTGCAGCACAACTCAAGGCAGCTGACCAGAGTATACCCTAGCGGGATGAGGACAGACTCATCCAACTACAGTCCTCAGGACATGTGGAATGTGGGATGCCAGATAG TGGCCCTGAATTTCCAGACAGCTGGCACTGAGATGGACCTCAATGATGGTCTCTTCAGTCAGAACAACTCTTGCGGCTATATTCTAAAGCCTGAGTTCTTAAGGCAATATGCCAGTACCTTTAATCCAGATAGACCCCAGGAGTTCTGCAACGATCATCCACAGAAACTCTTCATCAAG ATAATTAGTGGTCAACAGCTTCCCAAATTAAGTAAGAAGGAAGGCTCGATTGTGGACCCGCTCGTCAGGGTAGAAATCTACGGTGTCCCCCAGGATCAGTCCAAACAAGAGACAAGACACATTGACAACAATG GATTTAATCCAGTATGGAATGAAAGCCTTCAGTTCAGCATCCACACTCCTGAGCTGGCTCTGGTGCGCTTTGTGGTGGAAGACCATGACACAACAACCAGGAATGATTTCATAGGACAGTACACCTTGCCTTTCACATCTATGTTACAGG GATATCGTCACATTCGTTTGCTGTCCAAAGACGGCACAAGTCTTGCTCCGTCCTCTCTGTTCGTACACATCCATATAGACCTTGCATGA